Proteins encoded in a region of the Zea mays cultivar B73 chromosome 2, Zm-B73-REFERENCE-NAM-5.0, whole genome shotgun sequence genome:
- the LOC103648202 gene encoding probable glycerol-3-phosphate acyltransferase 3, translating into MALAPYSISPTCDYTIITSTSCASPRRYIYAPATAMAKKRLLLLAHKIFSAMLSLLLHGRRSRPSTTTTDSSSPAVHRGAPPPPTTAAAAGALVVDVDTALLRSGDLFPYFMLVALEAGGFLRGLLLLLLCPLVRLMPRAAAVRAMAAVSFCGLRAARFRAGRAVLPKWLMEDVAAEGFQAVRAAGSRAVCVTAMPRVMVDGFLREYLGVHAVVAREMKVVWGFYTGIMEDARPAEGAEMVKKAAEEQTVVVGYSASMEFLNHPLSRCCKEIFVVSSDEKSRWRPLARDKYPKPMVFHDGRLAFRPTGAGTAAMFAWLPLGVTLGAARLAVALVLPYRYSTPILAATGMSWRLKGSRPALAPPCSGGRGQLFVCNHRTLIDPVYVSVALDRQVRAVSYSLSRLSELISPIGRTVRLTRDRDSDGAVMARLLDRGNLVVVCPEGTTCREPYLLRFSPLFAELSDDVVPVGIAVETSMFYATTAGGLKCFDPLYYMANPRMCYTVQFLDKVDTSAVRSRAAPSTQMANLVQRKMGDALGYGCTMLTRKDKYLMLAGNDGIVR; encoded by the exons ATGGCATTGGCACCCTATTCCATCTCACCAACTTGTGACTACACAATAATAACTTCTACCAGCTGTGCCTCTCCACGCCGCTACATCTACGCACCcgccaccgccatggccaagaagAGGCTCCTCCTACTAGCGCACAAGATCTTCTCCGCCATGCTCTCCCTCCTCCTCCACGGCCGCCGGAGCAGGCCATCCACCACCACGACGGACTCTTCCTCCCCCGCGGTGCACCGCGGCgctcctcctcctccgacgaccgccgccgccgccggggcccTCGTGGTCGACGTCGACACCGCGCTGCTGCGGTCCGGCGACCTGTTCCCGTACTTCATGCTCGTGGCGCTCGAGGCCGGCGGCTTCCTGCgcgggctgctcctgctcctgctgtgCCCGCTCGTCCGCCTCatgccgcgcgccgccgccgtcagGGCTATGGCGGCGGTGTCCTTCTGCGGCCTGCGCGCCGCCCGGTTCCGCGCCGGCCGCGCCGTGCTGCCCAAGTGGCTCATGGAGGACGTGGCGGCGGAAGGGTTCCAGGCGGTGCGCGCGGCGGGGAGCAGGGCCGTCTGCGTCACTGCCATGCCCAGGGTCATGGTGGACGGCTTCCTCCGGGAGTACCTCGGCGTGCACGCCGTGGTTGCCAGGGAGATGAAGGTGGTCTGGGGGTTCTACACCGGGATCATGGAGGACGCGCGGCCGGCCGAGGGTGCAGAGATGGTGAAGAAGGCGGCGGAGGAACAGACGGTCGTCGTCGGGTACTCTGCGTCAATGGAGTTTCTTAACCATCCTCTCTCACGTTGCTGCAAG GAGATCTTCGTGGTGAGCTCCGACGAGAAGAGCCGGTGGCGGCCGCTGGCAAGGGACAAGTACCCAAAGCCGATGGTGTTCCACGACGGGCGCCTGGCGTTCCGGCCGACGGGCGCCGGCACGGCCGCCATGTTCGCGTGGCTGCCCCTGGGCGTGACCCTGGGCGCGGCGCGGCTGGCCGTGGCGCTGGTCCTGCCGTACAGGTACTCGACGCCGATCCTGGCGGCGACGGGCATGTCGTGGCGGCTCAAGGGGTCGCGCCCGGCGCTGGCGCCGCCGTGCTCCGGCGGGCGCGGGCAGCTGTTCGTGTGCAACCACCGGACGCTGATCGACCCGGTGTACGTGTCCGTGGCGCTGGACCGGCAGGTGCGCGCCGTGTCCTACAGCCTGAGCCGGCTGTCGGAGCTCATCTCCCCCATCGGCCGCACCGTGCGCCTGACGCGGGACCGGGACAGCGACGGCGCCGTCATGGCGCGCCTCCTGGACCGGGGCAACCTCGTCGTCGTCTGCCCCGAGGGCACCACCTGCCGGGAGCCCTACCTGCTGCGCTTCAGCCCGCTCTTCGCCGAGCTCAGCGACGACGTCGTCCCCGTCGGCATCGCCGTCGAGACGTCCATGTTCTACGCCACCACCGCCGGCGGGCTCAAGTGCTTCGACCCGCTCTACTACATGGCCAACCCCAGGATGTGCTACACCGTGCAGTTCCTCGATAAGGTGGACACCAGCGCCGTCCGGAGCAGGGCCGCGCCCAGCACCCAGATGGCCAACCTCGTGCAGAGGAAGATGGGGGACGCGCTCGGCTACGGCTGCACCATGCTCACCCGGAAGGACAAGTACCTCATGCTAGCCGGCAACGACGGCATCGTCCGATAA